A stretch of Mesorhizobium sp. M2A.F.Ca.ET.046.03.2.1 DNA encodes these proteins:
- a CDS encoding autotransporter outer membrane beta-barrel domain-containing protein translates to MPTSRTGVPGAIALSIVAGVSLGSGAALAQDFVIGNGVIAGQQTMSNAGDTGLVQANGAIETFGAGVDAVQMFNSGQRLTNYGLIARLGGGAANVHSQGPDATILNNGAILAIGDGSIGILSEGGDTQIVNNGTIEALGVATYGIISDAPAGHVDNHGFIGVSGTAAAGIIGDGPDLTVDNSGSIEAYGTAAGGILWQSNGLRLDNSGSIVVSGLASVGIGASGNDITITNSGTVDVFGTASTGISALFGNATITNSGSVIVEGLGGVGIAAQGGSSVITNSGHVFSDQSVAIYFGASGATLNLLGGTAIQGPIVFSGGGNTVSFGPGLNAVMSFSGSGPPQTILTGGRPFVTSGDSVAVVDITGFASSGPLIEDLVDGIAGVAEARMAAPDDGLPALRKGPDAWISTFGGIRSQGGSGASAGFSEALGGVVAGAERRSGDGFLGGLFLGGAAGSTEVDDDAQEIVHRGAFAGGYLGYDAGAHFAEAAFVAGVLQERSRRHVANNLVLGGIETARADFNGVFLSPSVTLGMRLPVTAGTLIPSVRLRYAGLFFDDYTETGSDGDLAVSRRDVNVFEARGQLGLALAPVSTPSQAWQTTLRAGVDAIAQNSDDVSATLLGQDISFPAGGRKFVLRGFAGADVAAEVSAGMTLNAGLEVGYGSDNAFTVWGVARLSKAF, encoded by the coding sequence ATGCCGACGTCGCGCACAGGGGTTCCAGGCGCGATAGCGCTGTCGATTGTCGCCGGAGTCTCGCTTGGAAGCGGCGCGGCGCTCGCCCAAGATTTTGTCATCGGCAATGGCGTCATTGCCGGCCAGCAGACGATGAGCAATGCCGGTGATACCGGCCTCGTGCAGGCAAACGGAGCGATCGAAACATTCGGCGCCGGCGTCGATGCCGTGCAGATGTTCAATTCGGGTCAACGGCTGACCAATTACGGGCTGATCGCAAGATTGGGCGGCGGCGCCGCCAATGTGCATTCGCAAGGGCCCGACGCGACCATCCTCAACAACGGTGCCATCCTGGCGATCGGCGATGGCTCGATCGGCATTTTGTCGGAAGGCGGCGATACGCAGATCGTGAACAACGGCACGATCGAAGCGCTTGGCGTCGCCACATACGGGATCATCAGCGATGCTCCGGCCGGGCATGTGGATAACCATGGCTTTATTGGCGTTTCCGGCACGGCTGCCGCGGGCATAATCGGCGACGGGCCGGACCTGACGGTGGACAACAGCGGATCCATCGAGGCCTATGGGACCGCGGCCGGAGGGATTCTGTGGCAGAGCAACGGGCTGCGACTCGATAATTCCGGGTCGATCGTTGTGTCGGGCCTGGCTTCGGTCGGCATCGGCGCGAGCGGCAATGACATCACCATCACCAACAGCGGCACGGTCGATGTCTTCGGGACGGCTTCGACGGGTATCAGTGCGCTGTTCGGCAACGCCACGATCACCAATTCCGGTTCGGTGATCGTAGAGGGTCTGGGCGGTGTCGGCATTGCGGCCCAGGGCGGCAGTTCCGTCATCACCAATTCCGGTCACGTCTTCAGTGACCAGAGCGTGGCGATCTATTTCGGCGCGTCTGGCGCCACGCTGAACCTGTTGGGCGGGACGGCCATCCAGGGGCCGATCGTCTTTTCCGGTGGCGGCAACACCGTCAGTTTCGGCCCTGGGCTTAACGCCGTCATGAGTTTTTCAGGAAGCGGCCCGCCGCAAACCATCCTCACCGGCGGCAGGCCGTTCGTGACCAGCGGCGACAGCGTGGCGGTGGTCGACATCACCGGGTTTGCGAGCAGCGGGCCGCTGATCGAGGACCTTGTCGACGGCATAGCCGGTGTCGCCGAGGCCCGTATGGCTGCCCCAGACGACGGCTTGCCTGCGCTACGGAAAGGTCCGGACGCCTGGATCTCCACTTTCGGCGGGATACGCTCCCAGGGTGGTTCCGGCGCATCGGCCGGGTTCAGCGAGGCGCTGGGCGGTGTGGTCGCCGGCGCTGAAAGGCGCTCGGGCGACGGCTTCCTCGGCGGCTTGTTCCTCGGCGGCGCCGCCGGGTCTACCGAGGTCGACGACGACGCGCAGGAGATCGTCCATCGCGGCGCGTTTGCGGGCGGCTATCTCGGCTATGACGCAGGTGCGCATTTCGCCGAGGCGGCGTTCGTCGCCGGCGTGCTACAGGAGCGCAGCCGCCGCCATGTCGCGAACAATCTGGTGCTCGGCGGCATCGAAACGGCGCGGGCCGATTTCAACGGCGTTTTCCTGAGCCCCTCGGTCACGCTCGGCATGCGGCTGCCGGTGACGGCCGGAACGCTGATACCCAGCGTGCGGCTGCGCTACGCTGGGCTCTTCTTCGACGACTACACGGAGACCGGCTCGGACGGCGATCTTGCGGTCTCGCGGCGTGACGTCAACGTCTTCGAGGCCCGCGGCCAGCTCGGGCTGGCGCTCGCTCCCGTCAGCACGCCAAGCCAGGCCTGGCAAACCACGCTTCGCGCGGGGGTCGACGCGATCGCGCAAAACAGCGACGACGTTTCGGCAACGCTGCTCGGCCAGGACATCTCTTTTCCCGCGGGCGGCAGAAAATTCGTGTTGCGCGGCTTTGCCGGCGCGGACGTCGCGGCGGAGGTGAGCGCCGGCATGACGCTCAATGCCGGCTTAGAGGTGGGTTACGGCAGCGACAATGCCTTCACTGTCTGGGGGGTAGCTCGTCTCAGCAAGGCTTTTTGA
- a CDS encoding MBL fold metallo-hydrolase has protein sequence MIFRQLFDSVSGTYSYLLASRKGGEALIIDPVLEKVERYLQLVNELDLRLVKAVDTHLHADHITGLGALRDRTHCVTVMGEQTKADVVSMRLADGDKLGIEGLALDVIYTPGHTDDSYSFVLPDRVFTGDTLLIRGTGRTDFQNGDPRQQYESIFGRLLKLPDETLIFPAHDYKGETVSTIGEEKAFNPRLQVKSVDEYVNIMNNLNLANPKMMDVAVPANMRVGLHQDDIAARGWAVSAEQALALVGRPDVALIDLREQSERERHGVIPGAIHLPYARLQENIMAGGMLHELAKSTAKQLLFYCAFGERSAMAVQAAQDVGISNARHIQGGIDAWRKASGPLSH, from the coding sequence ATGATTTTCCGCCAGCTCTTTGATTCCGTCTCGGGCACATATTCCTATCTGCTCGCCAGTCGCAAGGGCGGCGAGGCGCTGATCATCGATCCGGTGCTGGAGAAGGTCGAGCGTTACCTGCAATTGGTCAACGAACTGGATTTGAGGCTGGTAAAGGCGGTGGATACCCATCTTCACGCCGACCATATCACCGGCCTCGGCGCGTTGCGCGACAGGACGCATTGCGTGACCGTCATGGGCGAGCAGACCAAGGCCGACGTGGTGTCGATGCGGCTTGCCGACGGCGATAAGCTCGGCATTGAGGGGCTGGCGCTCGACGTCATCTACACACCCGGCCACACCGACGATTCCTACAGCTTCGTCCTGCCCGACCGGGTCTTCACCGGCGACACGCTGCTCATCCGCGGCACCGGCCGCACCGACTTCCAGAACGGCGATCCGCGCCAGCAGTATGAATCGATCTTCGGTCGCCTACTCAAGCTGCCCGACGAAACGCTGATCTTCCCGGCGCATGACTATAAGGGCGAGACCGTGTCGACGATCGGCGAGGAGAAGGCCTTCAACCCGCGCCTGCAGGTGAAGTCGGTCGACGAATATGTGAACATCATGAACAATCTGAACCTGGCCAACCCGAAGATGATGGATGTGGCCGTGCCCGCCAACATGCGGGTCGGGCTGCATCAGGACGACATCGCCGCCCGCGGCTGGGCGGTGAGCGCCGAGCAGGCGTTGGCGCTTGTCGGGCGGCCCGACGTGGCGCTGATCGACCTGCGCGAGCAGTCCGAACGCGAGCGCCACGGCGTCATCCCTGGCGCGATCCATCTGCCCTATGCGCGGCTCCAGGAGAACATCATGGCCGGCGGCATGCTGCATGAGCTGGCCAAATCAACAGCCAAGCAGCTGCTGTTCTACTGCGCCTTCGGCGAGCGTTCTGCGATGGCGGTGCAAGCGGCGCAGGATGTCGGGATTTCCAACGCTCGCCACATCCAAGGCGGCATCGACGCCTGGCGGAAGGCAAGCGGGCCGCTATCCCACTAG